One Halichoerus grypus chromosome 1, mHalGry1.hap1.1, whole genome shotgun sequence genomic region harbors:
- the LOC118527385 gene encoding acyl-coenzyme A synthetase ACSM1, mitochondrial-like yields MIPLSAVRLYTWLPLPLSLHSGSVLQVVKAFIVLTPEFLSHDRDQLTKELQQHVKSVTAPYKYPRKVEFVSELPKTVTGKIKRSDLRKKEFGQMESAKASETTVSSSPNPWLPQFPHYGEGEEGSAGH; encoded by the exons ATGATCCCTCTGTCCGCTGTGAG ACTCTACACGTGGTTGCCACTCCCCCTGAGCCTCCACTCTGGTTCTGTGCTGCAGGTGGTGAAGGCATTTATTGTCCTGACCCCGGAATTCCTCTCCCATGACCGGGACCAGCTCACCAAGGAGCTGCAGCAGCATGTGAAGTCAGTGACAGCCCCGTATAAGTACCCCAGGAAG GTGGAATTTGTCTCAGAGCTGCCCAAAACCGTCACTGGCAAGATTAAAAGAAGTGACCTTCGGAAAAAGGAGTTTGGTCAGATGGAATCAGCAAAAGCCTCAGAAACCACTGTGTCTTCTTCGCCAAATCCCTggctgcctcaatttcctcactatggggagggtgaggaggggagtgCTGGACATTGA